A DNA window from Pseudomonas sp. B21-056 contains the following coding sequences:
- a CDS encoding PucR family transcriptional regulator, with protein MPLTLNDLILTPELRTRVICGAQRCDETVSWAHVCELADPSEWLGKGDLLMTTGIGIPADPGEQRLYVERLHVGGLAGLMIGDNMQAPADIDELFAAAKALGFPVLMTEYGVPFSAVTKAVVNAYKQLENNRRNAITHVYETARISIQGLGLPGLLKRLEVDVGAVLHLVDPRSLDPWMAGLAELPALHREAILQRPRAAHGTPIVQRCAVADGETVLVSVPSHRGCLLAAHSAQALDYGLLHHVVAVIGIELERLRVDRETKLRQGSELIDDLLHKRVLPRQAEERLEACGADVSRLRLAVARLGALSIEEIDEALVRHGIDLILRVQGEEVFALFWADETVRDFQSNLLIKVGVSDFLEHVDDCANALREARLALAHATENGPLSFYSDTGVNSPWLPQSLHDATEAFRRVLGPLTDYDAAQGAQLLHTLRTFLENNRSWINTANKLHIHKQTLVYRVRRIEEITARSLDSTDDVAILWFALKSADIAGISNLCAASTEKEPHIRKLPSEVPDSR; from the coding sequence ATGCCCCTGACCTTGAACGATCTGATCCTGACGCCTGAACTGCGCACCCGTGTCATATGCGGTGCGCAGCGGTGCGACGAAACAGTGAGCTGGGCACACGTCTGCGAGCTCGCTGACCCATCCGAATGGCTGGGGAAGGGGGATTTGCTGATGACCACGGGCATTGGCATTCCGGCGGATCCAGGCGAGCAGCGGCTGTATGTCGAGCGCCTGCACGTCGGTGGGCTGGCAGGGCTGATGATTGGTGACAACATGCAGGCCCCTGCGGATATTGACGAACTGTTCGCGGCGGCCAAGGCGTTGGGTTTCCCGGTGTTGATGACCGAGTATGGTGTTCCGTTTTCAGCCGTTACCAAGGCGGTGGTGAATGCCTACAAGCAGTTGGAGAACAATCGGCGCAACGCCATCACCCACGTGTATGAGACCGCCCGCATCAGCATCCAGGGCTTGGGGCTGCCGGGGCTGCTCAAACGCCTGGAGGTCGACGTAGGAGCGGTGCTGCATCTGGTCGACCCACGCTCCTTGGACCCGTGGATGGCTGGATTGGCTGAGCTTCCTGCGCTCCATCGCGAGGCCATACTTCAACGCCCGAGAGCCGCCCACGGCACTCCCATTGTCCAGCGGTGTGCGGTGGCGGACGGTGAAACCGTGCTGGTGTCCGTGCCCTCTCACCGCGGTTGCCTGTTGGCTGCCCACAGTGCGCAAGCACTGGACTACGGTCTGCTGCATCACGTCGTTGCCGTTATCGGTATTGAACTCGAACGACTCAGGGTCGACCGGGAAACCAAGTTGCGCCAAGGGAGCGAACTGATCGACGACCTCCTGCACAAGCGTGTGCTGCCTCGGCAGGCAGAAGAACGGCTAGAGGCATGTGGTGCGGATGTTTCACGCTTGAGGCTCGCAGTCGCCCGTTTGGGCGCGCTGTCGATCGAGGAGATTGACGAGGCGCTGGTGCGGCATGGCATCGACCTCATATTAAGGGTGCAGGGCGAGGAGGTCTTTGCGCTGTTCTGGGCGGATGAAACTGTCCGCGACTTTCAGTCCAATCTGTTGATCAAAGTGGGCGTGAGCGATTTCCTTGAACATGTGGACGATTGTGCCAATGCGCTGCGCGAAGCACGCCTGGCGCTGGCCCATGCCACCGAGAATGGCCCGCTCAGTTTCTACTCGGACACTGGGGTGAATTCTCCCTGGCTGCCACAAAGCCTGCATGATGCAACCGAGGCGTTTCGCCGGGTCCTGGGACCGCTGACGGATTATGACGCTGCTCAAGGCGCCCAACTGTTGCACACCCTGCGTACGTTTCTGGAAAACAACCGATCCTGGATAAATACCGCTAACAAGCTGCATATACATAAACAGACATTGGTCTATCGAGTGCGCAGGATCGAGGAGATTACCGCCAGGTCTTTGGATTCGACGGATGACGTCGCCATATTATGGTTTGCGCTCAAGTCGGCGGATATCGCTGGCATTTCAAATCTATGCGCCGCGAGTACCGAGAAGGAACCCCATATCCGCAAGTTGCCCTCGGAGGTGCCTGACTCAAGATGA
- a CDS encoding acetoacetate decarboxylase family protein — protein sequence MGFVKTPEEVKEIQALLSKGRFTVESVSIEFETTFEFLRSVLPPCFELPEKPIAIANVSRWQSALCGEFDCGVIYLNCRYKEFTGTTMLTLFVSGDMPVTIGREMWGEGKKLASSQLYFDGNDAYGYTERNGVRLIEINAEFGPDLGPLDTSNYDFEIKAQPHVTGIGLQNDVVLNCMKTEESYRVTRVGKGTLKLTGSTMDPLDTIPVVSVGEAFYAEGASSWTVPWFDELPNRDAYVPYIYGQKYDDFRFFAKPKRFAE from the coding sequence ATGGGCTTTGTTAAAACTCCTGAAGAAGTAAAAGAAATCCAGGCTTTGCTGTCCAAGGGGCGCTTTACAGTAGAATCCGTTTCCATCGAATTCGAAACCACGTTTGAATTCTTGCGCTCAGTGCTGCCGCCATGCTTCGAACTCCCTGAAAAACCGATTGCAATCGCCAACGTCTCTCGCTGGCAGAGCGCCCTGTGCGGCGAGTTCGATTGTGGCGTTATCTACCTGAATTGCCGTTACAAGGAATTCACCGGCACGACCATGCTGACCCTCTTCGTCAGCGGTGACATGCCGGTCACGATCGGGCGCGAGATGTGGGGCGAGGGTAAAAAGCTGGCCTCGTCGCAATTGTATTTCGATGGTAACGATGCCTACGGCTACACCGAGCGCAACGGTGTACGCCTGATCGAAATCAACGCTGAGTTCGGCCCGGACCTGGGGCCACTCGATACCAGCAACTACGACTTTGAAATCAAGGCCCAACCTCACGTTACCGGTATCGGCTTGCAGAACGACGTCGTTCTCAACTGCATGAAGACCGAAGAGTCCTATCGCGTAACGCGCGTGGGCAAAGGCACCCTCAAGCTGACCGGCTCCACCATGGATCCGCTGGACACTATCCCGGTGGTGTCCGTCGGCGAAGCGTTCTATGCCGAAGGCGCCTCTTCCTGGACCGTGCCCTGGTTTGATGAATTGCCAAACCGCGATGCGTATGTGCCGTACATCTACGGCCAGAAGTACGACGATTTCCGTTTCTTTGCAAAACCAAAACGGTTCGCCGAGTAA
- a CDS encoding MFS transporter yields MSRYSPVNDQGKWLALFLCFLATVAIFIPYVGYSTQIVTMMTDLNMTYTMVGTLASASAVAGGIILPFAGILVDRWGAKKITVLGLLISAIGQVAFAYVPSFEAMLMSRIFLGAGIPLLFIGPYTLALRWFEQSGKTGVAMGAMLATDGIGTLLALYAYSHVLNAYGWRDGSALGAIALVVTMLISLFFLKEPKHFATPATQAEVGKSSVIRDFMAALTHRNVLVAAVFLVGVWGSYAVAIYWVPTILMEENGWSESDAGLIGALYPLVGMICAVTFGLMSDRLGRRKPLMLISGVGMTVAFFGCAAALSMKNYPLLAAMLPISGLFAYGGIPLAYCLAADSVGIKLAATANGIIMSLGFLLGGVVYPMVLGVIKDVTGQYTDGFIAASVSLVVLNIVAILFAREHVATARPAYS; encoded by the coding sequence ATGTCTCGCTACAGTCCCGTCAATGACCAGGGAAAATGGCTGGCACTGTTCCTGTGCTTCCTCGCCACCGTCGCCATTTTCATACCTTATGTCGGTTATTCCACCCAGATCGTCACTATGATGACCGATCTGAACATGACTTATACGATGGTGGGTACGCTGGCTTCGGCTTCTGCAGTGGCCGGCGGGATCATCCTTCCATTTGCCGGCATTCTGGTGGACCGCTGGGGTGCCAAGAAGATCACCGTCCTGGGTCTGCTCATTTCCGCAATCGGGCAGGTCGCCTTCGCCTACGTTCCTTCATTCGAAGCGATGTTGATGTCTCGCATCTTTCTCGGTGCCGGCATTCCGCTGTTGTTCATTGGGCCTTACACCCTCGCGCTGCGCTGGTTCGAGCAGTCCGGCAAAACCGGCGTGGCCATGGGCGCCATGCTGGCAACGGACGGGATAGGCACATTGCTCGCCCTCTATGCCTATTCCCATGTGCTGAATGCCTATGGATGGCGTGACGGTTCGGCCCTGGGGGCCATCGCGTTGGTGGTGACGATGCTCATCAGCCTGTTCTTCCTGAAGGAACCCAAGCATTTCGCGACACCTGCGACTCAGGCCGAGGTCGGCAAGTCATCTGTCATCCGGGACTTCATGGCGGCCCTGACTCACCGCAACGTGCTGGTTGCCGCGGTATTTCTGGTGGGCGTCTGGGGTTCCTACGCGGTGGCCATCTATTGGGTCCCGACCATCCTCATGGAAGAAAACGGCTGGAGCGAGAGCGATGCCGGCCTGATCGGTGCCCTGTACCCACTGGTGGGCATGATTTGCGCGGTGACGTTCGGCTTGATGTCCGACCGGCTGGGCCGACGCAAACCCCTGATGCTGATTTCCGGCGTGGGCATGACGGTAGCGTTCTTCGGCTGTGCCGCGGCGCTGTCGATGAAAAATTACCCTTTGCTCGCCGCCATGCTGCCCATCTCTGGCCTGTTCGCTTATGGCGGTATCCCGCTGGCCTACTGCCTGGCAGCCGACTCGGTGGGCATCAAGCTGGCTGCCACCGCGAACGGCATCATCATGAGTCTGGGCTTTTTGCTCGGTGGCGTCGTGTACCCGATGGTCCTGGGTGTGATCAAGGACGTAACTGGGCAATACACCGACGGTTTCATCGCCGCATCCGTGTCGCTGGTCGTGTTGAACATCGTGGCCATTTTGTTTGCCCGTGAACATGTGGCCACTGCGCGCCCCGCATATTCGTAA
- a CDS encoding aldehyde dehydrogenase family protein encodes MNIYYDGKFVQSQGAAIQVENPATEEIFAEVAEATTRELDAVVASAKSAQRKWARVGAGERAELLHTCAVRLREHAPELARLLTQESGKPLRESLDEVEWSVDAYRHLAEVARTQGGQVVQPNMAGQMNLVLREPLGVIVSILPFNFPVLLMTWQVAAALAAGNTCIIKPSEVTPMTALLLAKIFDHLPPGIFNVVTCGAKGSAYLVSHPDTHMIAFTGSVPTGQKIMQGATERMKPLLLELGSSDPFIVLDDADFDMAVQAATFAAFLNCGQVCTGSERFFIHEKIYDDFMEALVQSVSRLRIGDPMGDVDIGPLINKAALTGVEGGLAHLQSLGARIRHGGKRVDFPRGHFFQPTIVEITDPNKQQPRHELFGPQATFCRIRSLDEAIDHANNSDFGLGSSIFTSSLESAMRAATEIDSGHVWINDPLKDNVAAPFGGKKMSGLGRELGLDGINAFTDVKHVHMQFKPSVQGWWFPYTRPDI; translated from the coding sequence ATGAACATTTATTACGATGGCAAGTTTGTACAAAGCCAAGGCGCCGCCATTCAAGTAGAGAACCCGGCGACGGAGGAGATATTTGCCGAAGTCGCCGAGGCAACCACCCGCGAACTGGATGCCGTCGTTGCTTCTGCCAAGTCTGCACAACGCAAATGGGCTCGCGTAGGAGCGGGCGAGCGCGCCGAACTGTTGCACACCTGCGCGGTTCGTCTCAGGGAACATGCACCGGAACTGGCGCGCCTGCTCACCCAGGAAAGTGGCAAGCCCTTGCGCGAAAGCCTCGATGAGGTCGAGTGGAGCGTCGATGCCTACCGCCATCTGGCCGAGGTCGCGCGTACCCAGGGCGGGCAGGTTGTCCAGCCAAACATGGCGGGCCAGATGAACCTGGTGTTGCGTGAGCCCCTGGGCGTCATCGTCAGCATCCTGCCATTCAACTTCCCGGTTCTGCTGATGACGTGGCAGGTGGCGGCGGCGTTGGCGGCAGGCAACACCTGCATCATCAAGCCTTCCGAAGTCACGCCGATGACCGCGCTGCTGTTGGCGAAGATTTTCGACCATTTGCCGCCCGGCATTTTCAACGTCGTGACCTGTGGCGCCAAGGGCTCTGCCTACCTGGTTTCACATCCTGACACGCACATGATCGCATTCACCGGTTCGGTGCCTACCGGTCAGAAAATCATGCAGGGCGCGACCGAGCGGATGAAGCCGTTGCTGCTGGAACTGGGCAGCTCCGATCCGTTCATTGTCCTGGATGATGCCGATTTCGATATGGCCGTGCAGGCCGCCACGTTTGCGGCGTTCTTGAACTGCGGCCAGGTGTGCACCGGCTCCGAGCGCTTCTTCATCCATGAAAAAATCTACGATGACTTCATGGAGGCGCTCGTCCAGTCGGTTTCCAGGCTGCGCATTGGTGATCCGATGGGCGATGTGGACATTGGTCCGCTGATCAACAAGGCCGCGCTCACTGGCGTCGAAGGCGGTCTGGCTCACCTGCAGAGCCTGGGCGCAAGAATCCGTCATGGCGGCAAGCGCGTTGATTTCCCACGGGGTCATTTCTTCCAGCCAACGATTGTTGAAATCACCGACCCGAACAAGCAGCAGCCGCGCCATGAACTGTTCGGGCCGCAGGCGACGTTCTGCAGGATCCGTTCGCTGGATGAGGCCATCGATCACGCCAACAACAGTGATTTCGGTCTGGGCTCGAGCATCTTCACGTCCAGCCTGGAATCGGCGATGCGTGCCGCCACCGAAATCGACAGCGGCCACGTATGGATCAACGACCCGTTGAAGGACAACGTTGCCGCGCCATTCGGCGGCAAGAAAATGTCGGGGCTGGGCCGAGAGCTTGGCCTGGACGGCATCAATGCCTTCACGGACGTGAAACACGTGCACATGCAGTTCAAGCCAAGCGTGCAGGGCTGGTGGTTTCCGTACACCCGCCCGGACATCTGA
- a CDS encoding purine-cytosine permease family protein translates to MNKNIGTERATGLESRAPLVESRSIDYVPLSERHGRLGDQATIWFAGSAQLLSLATGAIGIALGLNLAWTLIGLALGTFLGTLPVAAHASQGPHLGLPQMVQTRPQFGRYGALFIWLVAVLVYWGYIVLNVNLMGATAEQLQLSSATTGGVVLGLISIAVAIFGYNLLHVGQRYTTFVLVVVLLIYVAGLLYGGHLPDGLFSLAGSFQFTPFLMVTSAALAYQLSWAFFVSDYSRYMPPTTSHRSIIAYTGLGAGLGVFGMEAVGAMSAALYPKEAITLGLQLSGDLVYPGFGAVVLTVGGIALLIFNGMCAYGGALTLITALDSVLPTSPSRALRIKAIALIGVTATVVGVLLPADFLNTTFYTVLAVLAYLMAPWTAINLVDYFIVRKGRYSVREIFNVRGIYGKWNWRGIAAYVLSFLAMIPFMYLSFYQGPIARYFGGVDYAFFVGIPVGAMLYWLFCLNLDLKTEFEVISNADDNLDRDAAPIV, encoded by the coding sequence ATGAACAAGAATATCGGGACTGAGCGTGCGACCGGCCTTGAAAGCCGCGCGCCGCTGGTGGAGTCAAGATCCATCGATTATGTGCCCCTGAGTGAGCGGCATGGTCGTCTCGGCGACCAAGCCACCATCTGGTTCGCCGGCAGTGCCCAACTGCTCAGCCTGGCAACCGGTGCCATCGGGATTGCCCTTGGACTCAACCTGGCCTGGACCTTGATCGGCCTGGCCCTGGGTACCTTTCTTGGCACGCTGCCTGTCGCTGCGCACGCGAGCCAGGGCCCGCACCTGGGACTGCCGCAGATGGTGCAGACCCGACCTCAATTCGGTCGCTATGGCGCACTATTCATCTGGCTCGTGGCGGTGTTGGTCTATTGGGGCTACATCGTCTTGAACGTGAACCTGATGGGCGCCACGGCTGAACAATTGCAACTGAGTTCAGCGACAACCGGCGGCGTGGTATTGGGTTTGATATCGATTGCCGTGGCGATCTTCGGCTACAACCTGTTGCACGTGGGGCAACGCTACACGACCTTTGTCCTGGTCGTGGTGTTGCTGATCTACGTTGCGGGCCTTTTGTACGGCGGCCATCTTCCGGATGGCCTGTTCAGCCTGGCCGGCAGTTTCCAGTTCACCCCCTTTCTGATGGTCACCTCCGCCGCGTTGGCCTATCAACTGTCATGGGCGTTCTTTGTCTCTGACTATTCGCGCTACATGCCGCCCACCACCAGCCACCGATCCATTATTGCCTACACCGGCCTGGGTGCCGGGCTGGGCGTGTTCGGCATGGAAGCGGTCGGCGCCATGAGCGCCGCGCTGTACCCGAAAGAAGCCATTACCCTGGGTTTGCAGCTATCGGGCGATCTGGTCTATCCCGGCTTTGGTGCCGTCGTGCTGACGGTCGGTGGTATTGCACTGCTGATCTTCAATGGCATGTGCGCCTACGGCGGGGCGCTGACGTTGATCACTGCGCTGGACAGTGTGCTGCCGACGTCTCCCAGCAGAGCGCTGAGAATCAAGGCCATTGCGCTGATCGGGGTGACTGCGACAGTAGTCGGCGTTCTGTTGCCCGCAGACTTCCTGAATACCACCTTCTATACGGTCCTGGCGGTGTTGGCCTATCTGATGGCGCCTTGGACGGCGATCAACCTGGTGGACTATTTCATCGTCCGAAAAGGCCGGTACTCGGTCAGGGAAATCTTCAACGTGCGGGGCATCTATGGGAAGTGGAACTGGCGGGGTATCGCCGCTTATGTCCTGTCTTTCCTGGCGATGATTCCGTTCATGTACCTGTCGTTCTACCAAGGCCCCATCGCCCGCTATTTCGGCGGCGTCGACTACGCCTTTTTCGTCGGCATCCCTGTTGGCGCGATGCTCTATTGGCTGTTCTGTTTGAACCTGGACCTGAAGACAGAGTTTGAAGTGATCAGCAACGCCGACGACAACCTTGACCGCGATGCCGCTCCGATCGTTTAG
- a CDS encoding APC family permease: MTQANTSFGTGDPVIGESLPGTEQKVSLTRVTLLGLSGQQLGPSAAIAAGSMPLYAGNASWLAMALALLAALCMTAAVNVFARKYVVTGSLLSYVGISLGRVPQRVVAASYLVGFLVVCAALSACFVTFSSSFLHSVGVTFALSGWFQAATAILISILAGVLTWRGLDASISITAWLSFLPVPLLAIVTVMAASKTGIDLQAQLTLQGTSLSSLAEGTIVALAYFVGCDALAALAAETDDPKKNVPLLLRNVLLITGLAFVAILVLSAPLMGQNLEALGNGESPTQILATAAGMEFLQLPIDFLLGAATFASLVAFMNYGSRVFATASVDRFIPQIFSRIHPRFGSPTGSTVLMTLAAACIPVALQLLAATPPLQSTAYLSTLYSLFWIAPYVLLGFGAIREIRIDGQSRPGTVLAIGLGVAVFIALLIYNFAANPGGVFGALPYIMVLLTVMAFVGFTVVDAVRK; the protein is encoded by the coding sequence ATGACTCAGGCAAATACTTCTTTTGGCACTGGCGACCCCGTGATCGGGGAGAGCCTGCCCGGCACTGAACAGAAGGTATCGTTAACCCGCGTAACCCTTCTGGGACTCTCCGGACAGCAGCTGGGACCTAGCGCCGCAATCGCGGCAGGCTCGATGCCCCTGTATGCAGGCAATGCCTCATGGCTGGCGATGGCGCTCGCGTTGCTGGCCGCACTTTGCATGACGGCAGCGGTAAACGTGTTCGCCCGCAAATACGTGGTGACCGGCTCGCTGTTGTCCTATGTGGGGATCTCCCTGGGACGGGTACCTCAACGCGTGGTTGCGGCCTCCTATCTGGTGGGGTTCCTGGTGGTCTGCGCGGCGCTGTCCGCTTGCTTCGTGACGTTCAGCAGCAGCTTCCTGCACAGCGTCGGCGTGACGTTTGCGCTGTCAGGCTGGTTCCAGGCCGCGACGGCCATCCTCATCTCGATCCTGGCCGGCGTCTTGACCTGGCGGGGGCTGGACGCTTCGATTTCGATCACGGCCTGGTTGTCGTTTCTCCCGGTGCCGTTGCTCGCCATCGTGACCGTCATGGCCGCGTCGAAAACCGGAATAGACCTGCAAGCGCAGCTGACTTTGCAGGGAACATCCCTGTCGAGCCTGGCCGAGGGAACTATTGTCGCGTTGGCCTATTTCGTGGGCTGCGATGCCCTGGCAGCGCTCGCGGCCGAAACGGACGACCCGAAAAAGAATGTACCGCTGTTGCTGCGCAACGTGTTGCTGATCACCGGGCTGGCATTCGTCGCCATCCTGGTTTTGAGTGCGCCCTTGATGGGGCAAAACCTTGAAGCGCTGGGTAACGGCGAGTCACCCACGCAAATCCTGGCCACGGCCGCCGGCATGGAGTTCCTGCAACTGCCCATCGACTTCCTGTTGGGCGCCGCTACGTTCGCAAGCCTCGTAGCCTTCATGAACTACGGCAGCCGGGTGTTTGCGACGGCATCGGTCGACCGCTTCATCCCGCAGATTTTCTCCAGGATCCATCCCCGGTTCGGTTCACCTACCGGTTCAACGGTGCTGATGACGCTGGCGGCTGCCTGCATTCCTGTCGCCTTGCAGCTTCTGGCTGCAACGCCGCCGCTGCAATCGACCGCCTATTTGTCGACTCTCTATTCGCTGTTCTGGATTGCGCCTTACGTGCTGCTCGGCTTTGGCGCCATCAGGGAAATCAGGATCGACGGTCAATCCAGGCCGGGTACGGTCCTCGCCATCGGGCTGGGTGTCGCGGTGTTCATCGCATTGCTGATCTACAACTTCGCGGCCAATCCCGGCGGAGTGTTTGGCGCACTGCCTTACATCATGGTGCTGTTGACCGTCATGGCCTTTGTCGGCTTCACCGTGGTGGACGCCGTCAGAAAGTAG
- a CDS encoding SDR family NAD(P)-dependent oxidoreductase has product MSHFIAAVLVTGAGSGIGQATAAEFARQGYYVVGCDVSEAGLAGTATLIGAEKFQGQVVDVRDEAQVRSAFELVAKQGIPLHAVAACAGVARTGLVHDLEQEEWDFTLGINLTGVWLTAKYAMPIFLEQRKGAFVAVGSDASVRGASGYAAYCASKHGVLGLVRCLALDYGSYGIRSNLVCPGFVQTPMMDSLFAEAEDPVAEMQAYAKEVPLGRFALPSEVAKAIFHLASDEASYTNGALYSIDGGATAGHFG; this is encoded by the coding sequence ATGAGCCATTTTATTGCAGCGGTTCTGGTCACCGGCGCTGGTTCAGGAATCGGCCAAGCCACCGCTGCCGAGTTCGCGCGCCAGGGTTATTACGTGGTGGGTTGTGATGTTTCCGAGGCAGGTCTGGCTGGCACGGCAACGCTGATAGGGGCTGAAAAATTCCAGGGTCAGGTTGTGGATGTACGCGATGAAGCACAGGTACGCAGCGCGTTCGAACTCGTCGCAAAGCAGGGCATTCCTTTGCATGCCGTCGCCGCCTGCGCAGGTGTTGCGCGCACGGGGTTGGTGCATGACCTGGAGCAGGAAGAATGGGACTTCACCCTTGGCATCAATCTCACCGGAGTCTGGCTGACGGCGAAGTACGCGATGCCGATTTTCCTTGAACAGCGCAAGGGCGCCTTTGTTGCGGTCGGCTCGGATGCTTCGGTGCGGGGGGCTTCCGGGTATGCAGCTTACTGCGCCTCCAAACATGGCGTGCTGGGCCTGGTGCGCTGTCTGGCCCTGGACTACGGCTCATACGGTATTCGCTCGAACCTGGTGTGCCCGGGGTTCGTCCAGACACCTATGATGGACAGTTTGTTTGCTGAGGCTGAAGACCCGGTGGCCGAGATGCAGGCTTATGCGAAAGAGGTGCCGCTGGGCCGCTTTGCGCTGCCGTCGGAAGTGGCAAAGGCAATTTTCCACCTGGCTTCGGACGAGGCGTCGTACACCAATGGTGCGCTTTACTCCATTGATGGTGGCGCGACAGCGGGGCATTTCGGTTGA